A single Nomascus leucogenys isolate Asia chromosome 14, Asia_NLE_v1, whole genome shotgun sequence DNA region contains:
- the TTYH2 gene encoding protein tweety homolog 2 isoform X5, translating to MPTTPSLGSMLWWLSYLLLFILDLVICLIACLGLAKRSKCLLASMLCCGALSLLLSWASLAADAAAAVATSDFCVAPDTFILNITEGQISTEVTRYYLYCSQSGSSPFQQTLTTFQRALTTMQIQVVGLLQFAVPLFSTAEEDLLAIQLLLNSSESSLHQLTAMVDCRGLHKDYLDALAGICYDGLQGLLYLGLFSFLAALAFSTMICVGPRAWKRFTTRNRAYDDIDDDDPFNPQAWHLAAHNPPRGQLHSFCSYSSGLGSQTSLQPPAQTISHAPVSEYMNQAMLFGRNPRYENVPLIGRASPPPTYSPSMRATYLSVADEHLRHYGNQFPA from the exons GTGGCTCTCCTACCTCCTGCTCTTTATCCTGGACCTGGTCATCTGCCTCATTGCCTGCCTGGGACTGGCCAAGCGCTCCAAGTGTCTCCTGGCCTC GATGCTGTGCTGTGGGGCACTAAGCCTGCTCCTCAGCTGGGCATCCCTGGCCGCTGATGCCGCTGCAGCAGTG GCCACCAGTGACTTCTGTGTGGCTCCTGACACCTTCATTCTGAACATCACGGAGGGCCAGATCAGCACAG AGGTGACTCGCTACTACCTGTATTGCAGCCAGAGTGGAAGCAGCCCCTTCCAGCAG ACCCTGACCACCTTCCAGCGCGCGCTCACCACCATGCAGATCCAGGTCGTGGGACTGCTGCAGTTTGCCGTGCCCCTCTTCTCCACCGCAGAG GAAGACCTGCTTGCAATCCAGCTCTTGCTGAACTCCTCAGAGTCCAGCCTTCACCAGCTGACTGCCATGGTGGACTGCCGAGGGCTGCACAAG gacTATCTGGACGCACTTGCTGGCATCTGCTACGACGGCCTCCAGGGCTTGCTGTACCTTggccttttctccttcctggccGCCCTCGCCTTCTCCACCATGATCTGTGTGGGGCCAAGGGCCTGGAAGCGCTTCACCACCAG AAACAGAGCCTACGACGACATTGATGATGATGACCCCTTTAACCCCCAAGCCTGGCACCTGGCGGCCCACAATCCCCCAAGGGGACAGCTTCACAGCTTCTGCAGCTACAGCAGTGGCCTGGGCAGTCAGACCAGCCTGCAGCCCCCCGCCCAGACCATCTCCCACGCCCCTGTCTCCGAGTACAT GAACCAAGCCATGCTGTTTGGTAGGAACCCACGCTATGAGAACGTGCCACTCATTGGGAGAGCCTCCCCTCCGCCTACG TACTCTCCCAGCATGAGAGCCACCTACCTGTCTGTGGCGGATGAGCACCTGAGGCATTATGGGAATCAGTTTCCAGCCTAA
- the TTYH2 gene encoding protein tweety homolog 2 isoform X4: protein MMSVKQKTTAGEDRWLSYLLLFILDLVICLIACLGLAKRSKCLLASMLCCGALSLLLSWASLAADAAAAVATSDFCVAPDTFILNITEGQISTEVTRYYLYCSQSGSSPFQQTLTTFQRALTTMQIQVVGLLQFAVPLFSTAEEDLLAIQLLLNSSESSLHQLTAMVDCRGLHKDYLDALAGICYDGLQGLLYLGLFSFLAALAFSTMICVGPRAWKRFTTRNRAYDDIDDDDPFNPQAWHLAAHNPPRGQLHSFCSYSSGLGSQTSLQPPAQTISHAPVSEYMNQAMLFGRNPRYENVPLIGRASPPPTYSPSMRATYLSVADEHLRHYGNQFPA from the exons ATGATGTCAGTGAAGCAGAAAACCACTGCTGGAGAGGACAG GTGGCTCTCCTACCTCCTGCTCTTTATCCTGGACCTGGTCATCTGCCTCATTGCCTGCCTGGGACTGGCCAAGCGCTCCAAGTGTCTCCTGGCCTC GATGCTGTGCTGTGGGGCACTAAGCCTGCTCCTCAGCTGGGCATCCCTGGCCGCTGATGCCGCTGCAGCAGTG GCCACCAGTGACTTCTGTGTGGCTCCTGACACCTTCATTCTGAACATCACGGAGGGCCAGATCAGCACAG AGGTGACTCGCTACTACCTGTATTGCAGCCAGAGTGGAAGCAGCCCCTTCCAGCAG ACCCTGACCACCTTCCAGCGCGCGCTCACCACCATGCAGATCCAGGTCGTGGGACTGCTGCAGTTTGCCGTGCCCCTCTTCTCCACCGCAGAG GAAGACCTGCTTGCAATCCAGCTCTTGCTGAACTCCTCAGAGTCCAGCCTTCACCAGCTGACTGCCATGGTGGACTGCCGAGGGCTGCACAAG gacTATCTGGACGCACTTGCTGGCATCTGCTACGACGGCCTCCAGGGCTTGCTGTACCTTggccttttctccttcctggccGCCCTCGCCTTCTCCACCATGATCTGTGTGGGGCCAAGGGCCTGGAAGCGCTTCACCACCAG AAACAGAGCCTACGACGACATTGATGATGATGACCCCTTTAACCCCCAAGCCTGGCACCTGGCGGCCCACAATCCCCCAAGGGGACAGCTTCACAGCTTCTGCAGCTACAGCAGTGGCCTGGGCAGTCAGACCAGCCTGCAGCCCCCCGCCCAGACCATCTCCCACGCCCCTGTCTCCGAGTACAT GAACCAAGCCATGCTGTTTGGTAGGAACCCACGCTATGAGAACGTGCCACTCATTGGGAGAGCCTCCCCTCCGCCTACG TACTCTCCCAGCATGAGAGCCACCTACCTGTCTGTGGCGGATGAGCACCTGAGGCATTATGGGAATCAGTTTCCAGCCTAA